A portion of the Krasilnikovia cinnamomea genome contains these proteins:
- a CDS encoding phage holin family protein, which translates to MADVLSGGPAAPATDQSTAALIQRASDQLSTLVRSEIALAKAELMEKGKHAGLGAGLFGGGGVLALYGVGALIATCIVVLDLFLPLWLAALIMTVVLFAAAGVMALLGRKQMRRATPIEPESAIESARADVDEVKHAIKERSRA; encoded by the coding sequence ATGGCTGACGTCCTGAGCGGTGGCCCGGCCGCCCCGGCCACCGACCAGTCGACCGCAGCGCTGATCCAGCGTGCGAGCGACCAGCTCAGCACCCTGGTGCGCAGCGAGATCGCACTGGCGAAAGCGGAGCTGATGGAGAAGGGCAAACATGCCGGCCTCGGTGCGGGCCTGTTCGGCGGTGGAGGCGTGCTGGCCCTGTACGGCGTGGGCGCGCTGATCGCCACCTGCATCGTGGTGCTGGACCTGTTCCTCCCGCTCTGGCTGGCCGCACTGATCATGACCGTGGTGTTGTTCGCCGCGGCCGGGGTGATGGCGTTGCTCGGCAGGAAGCAGATGCGCCGGGCCACCCCAATCGAACCGGAGAGCGCCATCGAGAGCGCCAGGGCGGATGTCGACGAGGTCAAGCACGCGATCAAGGAGCGCAGCCGGGCATGA